The following coding sequences are from one Prochlorococcus marinus CUG1438 window:
- a CDS encoding cupin domain-containing protein: protein MKVLITSPCSASVIIQYGIKSWPIWECEPSKFQWNYDNKEICLIIEGQARINTQKGDIYLIKAGDLVEFPAGLSCEWEITKSIKKHYRLGS, encoded by the coding sequence GTGAAAGTCCTAATCACTTCCCCTTGTAGCGCAAGCGTAATAATTCAGTATGGAATCAAAAGTTGGCCTATTTGGGAATGTGAACCAAGCAAATTTCAATGGAATTATGATAATAAGGAAATTTGCTTAATTATTGAAGGCCAAGCGAGAATAAATACCCAAAAAGGTGATATTTATTTGATTAAAGCTGGAGATCTTGTTGAATTTCCAGCGGGACTTTCCTGCGAGTGGGAGATAACCAAGAGTATTAAAAAACATTATCGGTTGGGTAGCTAA
- a CDS encoding EamA family transporter, whose amino-acid sequence MIGILSALGAATSWTYACFIWRSQTQIYKSIDINLIKNIIAFLVFIPAFINLGSVSELKHIFILLISGIIGIGLGDTFYLKSLQTIGTRKTLSIETLSPLIAALSGEIFINENLTTKSWVGIIIVSISLFIILKKSNNLKEENAPFSEKNNIKIFAFPFLSVLCAVLGGLFSRMVFLQSNLSPFLTTEIRLLGAIIFLISLKRFNINFFLNNIEKKQQKRFLLSILFGTNIGILLQQVVFKTLPIGIGWALLSTSPVIALFFAKNEEREITKKIIFFTCFLLFGLTLIIL is encoded by the coding sequence TTGATTGGAATCCTTTCTGCTTTAGGAGCTGCTACATCTTGGACTTATGCGTGCTTTATTTGGCGCTCGCAAACTCAAATATATAAATCAATAGATATAAATTTAATAAAAAATATAATAGCTTTTTTAGTTTTTATACCTGCTTTTATTAATCTAGGTTCTGTATCAGAATTAAAACACATATTTATCTTACTAATAAGTGGAATAATAGGTATTGGTTTAGGTGATACTTTCTATTTAAAGTCACTACAAACAATTGGCACAAGAAAAACTTTATCTATAGAAACGCTCTCTCCCTTAATAGCTGCTTTGTCAGGAGAAATTTTTATTAATGAAAATTTAACAACTAAATCATGGGTTGGAATAATCATAGTATCGATTTCGCTATTCATAATTCTCAAAAAAAGTAATAATTTGAAAGAGGAAAACGCACCTTTCTCAGAAAAAAATAACATTAAGATTTTTGCTTTTCCTTTTTTGTCAGTTTTATGTGCAGTTCTTGGAGGTCTTTTTTCAAGGATGGTTTTCCTTCAAAGCAATTTATCTCCTTTCCTTACAACTGAGATAAGATTATTGGGTGCAATAATTTTTTTGATTAGTCTAAAAAGATTTAATATTAATTTTTTCTTAAATAACATTGAAAAAAAACAACAAAAAAGATTTTTGCTTTCAATACTTTTTGGAACCAATATAGGAATATTGCTACAACAAGTTGTTTTTAAAACCCTTCCCATAGGAATAGGGTGGGCTTTATTAAGTACATCACCAGTAATTGCCTTATTCTTTGCAAAGAATGAGGAAAGAGAAATTACCAAAAAAATAATATTTTTTACTTGTTTTTTATTGTTTGGCTTGACATTAATAATTCTTTAA
- a CDS encoding NAD(P)/FAD-dependent oxidoreductase, whose protein sequence is MEPFDLAVVGGGAAGFMTAITAAENGVKRIIILEGTSKLMEKVRISGGGRCNVTNATWIPNELVENYPRGGIQLLESFNRFAPGDVYDWFEKKGLKLKIEEDLRVFPVSNSSSDVIDCLRKSALSKNVEILTKFFVKEISKTPDNIFNIFSIKKAKVTAKNIILSTGGNPSGYKLAQNLGHNIVKPVPSLFTFSTKETNLDECSGVSIKGIDIEIKLNNKNFQNRGDLLITHWGFSGPAVLKLSSIAARELYNQKYKFNLIIKWSALSYEELKERVNYLRLNKGKVNLVNSRPVPLLTKRLWIFLLNKIGIDKEKKWSDLLADEREKMINILMRDKYIISGKGPFGEEFVTSGGVKINEVNFKSMESLICPGLFFSGEVLDVDGITGGFNFQHCWTSGWIAGMAVSKLNQ, encoded by the coding sequence TTGGAACCTTTTGATTTAGCAGTTGTTGGAGGCGGTGCAGCCGGTTTTATGACAGCAATAACTGCTGCTGAAAATGGAGTAAAAAGAATAATAATTCTTGAAGGCACTTCAAAACTTATGGAGAAAGTAAGGATTAGTGGAGGGGGAAGATGTAACGTCACTAATGCGACATGGATACCAAATGAACTAGTTGAGAATTACCCCAGAGGTGGAATTCAGCTCTTAGAATCATTTAATCGTTTTGCTCCTGGCGATGTTTATGATTGGTTTGAGAAAAAAGGGTTAAAATTAAAAATTGAGGAAGATTTAAGAGTATTCCCAGTGTCTAATTCTTCTTCAGATGTTATTGATTGTTTGAGAAAAAGTGCTTTATCAAAAAACGTAGAGATATTAACAAAATTTTTTGTAAAAGAAATTTCAAAAACTCCAGATAATATATTCAATATTTTTAGTATTAAAAAAGCAAAGGTAACTGCAAAAAATATTATTCTTTCAACTGGAGGTAATCCAAGCGGATATAAATTAGCTCAAAATCTTGGACACAACATTGTTAAACCTGTACCATCGCTTTTTACTTTTTCTACAAAGGAAACTAATTTGGATGAATGTAGTGGGGTATCGATAAAGGGCATAGATATAGAAATTAAATTAAATAATAAGAATTTTCAAAATAGAGGCGATTTACTAATAACGCATTGGGGTTTTAGTGGGCCAGCAGTATTAAAACTTTCGTCAATTGCAGCAAGGGAACTTTATAACCAAAAATATAAATTTAATCTAATCATTAAATGGTCTGCTTTAAGTTATGAGGAGTTAAAAGAAAGAGTTAACTATTTAAGATTAAACAAAGGCAAGGTTAATCTAGTTAACAGCAGACCTGTTCCATTATTAACAAAAAGATTATGGATTTTTTTATTAAATAAAATAGGTATTGATAAAGAGAAAAAGTGGTCTGACTTATTGGCGGATGAAAGAGAGAAAATGATAAATATTCTAATGAGGGACAAATATATAATTTCAGGGAAAGGACCATTTGGAGAGGAATTTGTTACTTCCGGAGGCGTAAAAATTAATGAGGTTAATTTTAAAAGTATGGAGAGCTTAATTTGTCCAGGTTTATTTTTTTCTGGAGAGGTTTTGGATGTTGATGGGATCACTGGTGGATTTAATTTTCAACATTGTTGGACAAGTGGATGGATCGCTGGGATGGCAGTTTCAAAGTTAAATCAATAA
- a CDS encoding GAF domain-containing protein: protein MQNLVSKKEEEERRLKALAEYRILGTKPESCYDDITKIAATTCNVPISLMTLVDKDKQWFKSKIGLQISETRRDWSFCTHAIKENSPLIIHDAFQDERFINNPLVTGDPKIRFYAGFPLRNSDGNKLGTLCVIDRKPGNLSTQQFNIMELLSKQIVSFLELRKKSLNLLDALSNLHKQEGILSVCSYCREVKNKEGDWMHLEKYLSKISDIRFSHGVCDNCMEKHFPDVIEVWNKKDFFEDGQKKFLES from the coding sequence ATGCAGAATCTTGTATCAAAAAAAGAAGAAGAGGAAAGAAGATTAAAAGCTTTAGCAGAATATAGGATTTTGGGAACCAAGCCAGAATCATGTTATGACGATATTACAAAAATTGCTGCTACAACCTGTAATGTGCCTATTTCTTTAATGACTTTGGTAGACAAAGATAAACAATGGTTTAAATCCAAAATAGGACTTCAAATATCAGAAACTAGAAGAGATTGGTCTTTTTGTACACATGCAATAAAAGAAAATAGTCCATTAATTATTCATGATGCTTTCCAAGATGAAAGATTTATAAATAATCCATTGGTAACAGGAGATCCAAAGATTCGTTTTTATGCAGGTTTTCCCCTTAGAAATAGTGATGGCAATAAGCTTGGAACTCTGTGTGTAATAGACAGAAAGCCAGGAAATCTAAGTACACAACAATTTAATATTATGGAGTTATTATCCAAGCAAATAGTTTCATTTTTAGAGCTTAGAAAAAAGTCATTAAATTTGCTAGATGCGTTATCTAATTTGCATAAACAGGAAGGGATTTTATCTGTATGTTCATATTGCAGAGAAGTGAAGAATAAGGAGGGCGATTGGATGCATTTAGAAAAATATCTTTCGAAAATTAGTGATATTAGATTCAGTCATGGGGTTTGTGATAATTGTATGGAAAAACATTTCCCAGATGTAATCGAAGTGTGGAATAAAAAGGATTTTTTTGAAGATGGTCAAAAAAAGTTTTTAGAGTCCTAG
- a CDS encoding DUF2214 family protein yields the protein MLLGTLLTGEIAKSAIVAYVHYLGIILCFGSLLFERLTLKVGLNRNETISMIIADVIYGLAGVAILVTGILRVKYFGQGGDFYTGNPVFWIKVSLYILVGLLSLYPTTTYILWAIPLSKNKLPEISENLVKRFRLIITTELVGFATIPLFATLMARGVGLG from the coding sequence ATGTTATTAGGAACTTTATTAACAGGTGAGATTGCCAAAAGTGCAATAGTAGCATATGTTCATTATTTAGGAATTATATTGTGTTTTGGTTCTCTTTTATTTGAAAGATTAACTCTCAAAGTAGGTCTTAATAGAAATGAGACGATTTCAATGATAATTGCGGATGTGATCTATGGTTTGGCAGGAGTTGCAATATTAGTTACTGGGATTTTGCGTGTTAAGTATTTTGGTCAAGGAGGTGATTTTTATACAGGTAATCCTGTTTTTTGGATAAAGGTTTCTCTTTACATTCTGGTGGGATTACTTTCTTTATATCCAACAACAACCTATATTTTATGGGCCATTCCATTGAGTAAGAATAAGTTACCTGAAATATCTGAAAATCTAGTTAAGAGGTTCAGACTCATTATTACTACTGAGTTAGTGGGTTTCGCAACAATACCTTTGTTTGCCACTCTTATGGCTAGAGGTGTAGGTTTAGGTTGA
- a CDS encoding DUF1643 domain-containing protein, with product MKNLFLERNCLISANKLYRWSLSYKISKSTKEIIFIGLNPSLSDEVFLDNTTKKIIKISKNNNYGKVKLINLFALISSKPEKLFNHKNPVGYRNNNHIFKNLKHWSENKNCDLWLGWGNKGKFLNRNKRISKKIMQYNSIRKNNFDNPLGPLLIKKTIKNNPIHPLYCSDNSILVSYF from the coding sequence TTGAAAAATTTATTTCTAGAAAGAAATTGTTTAATAAGTGCTAACAAACTATATAGATGGAGTTTAAGTTATAAGATTTCTAAATCTACAAAGGAAATTATTTTTATTGGTTTAAATCCATCATTATCTGATGAGGTTTTCTTAGATAATACAACAAAAAAGATTATCAAAATTTCTAAAAATAATAATTATGGCAAAGTAAAATTAATAAATTTATTTGCTCTTATTTCAAGCAAACCAGAAAAACTTTTTAATCATAAAAATCCTGTGGGTTATCGAAACAATAATCATATTTTTAAAAACTTAAAACACTGGTCTGAAAATAAAAATTGTGATTTATGGTTAGGTTGGGGTAATAAAGGAAAATTTCTGAATAGAAATAAAAGAATATCAAAAAAAATAATGCAATATAACTCAATTAGGAAAAATAATTTTGATAATCCTCTGGGACCGCTTTTAATTAAGAAAACGATCAAAAATAATCCAATACATCCTCTATACTGTTCTGATAATTCCATCCTCGTATCTTATTTTTAG
- a CDS encoding pirin family protein, with the protein MSLRIIKIRKSHERFRSTREWLNSMHSFSFAEHKDSKWDNFGKIRVINEDIISPNAGFNTHSHANMEIITVVIKGAITHRDSLNNLGKIHKDEVQVMSAGTGISHSEKNEENETCKLFQIWIYPQKENIKPRYDQISLNEKLWDNLIFNYKEGKNNKLSLNQNISLWRCKYKPIKEKKLPLKIDKYNWIQIIEGNLLLKSKDSNYNITLESGDGLGFEVNYYDEISIDTEKDLDFLLFSMPSL; encoded by the coding sequence ATGTCTTTGAGAATAATTAAAATAAGGAAATCTCACGAAAGATTTAGATCTACTAGAGAATGGCTTAATTCGATGCATTCATTTTCTTTCGCAGAGCATAAAGATTCAAAATGGGATAATTTTGGGAAAATTAGAGTTATAAACGAAGATATTATTTCTCCTAATGCAGGATTTAATACACATTCTCATGCAAATATGGAAATTATTACTGTCGTAATAAAAGGAGCAATAACTCATAGAGACTCGTTAAACAATCTTGGAAAAATTCACAAAGATGAAGTACAAGTTATGTCTGCAGGTACTGGAATCTCTCATAGCGAGAAAAATGAAGAAAATGAGACCTGTAAGTTGTTCCAGATTTGGATATACCCTCAAAAAGAAAATATCAAACCTCGATATGATCAAATTTCATTAAATGAAAAGTTGTGGGACAATCTTATTTTTAATTACAAAGAGGGTAAAAATAATAAGCTTTCTCTGAATCAAAATATCTCTTTATGGCGTTGTAAATACAAGCCAATTAAAGAGAAAAAATTGCCATTAAAAATCGATAAATATAATTGGATACAAATAATAGAGGGTAATCTTTTATTAAAAAGTAAAGACTCAAATTATAACATAACTCTCGAATCTGGAGATGGCTTGGGTTTTGAAGTTAATTATTATGATGAAATCTCTATAGATACTGAAAAAGACCTAGATTTTCTCTTATTTTCGATGCCTTCCTTATAA
- a CDS encoding MATH domain-containing protein, protein MSESNNLPHAISHKKLSYLMLKAQKDSHFSDELAEIESPEKKEFEELINNWEASTKEVVNELSKRKENLLKDKSPNSLIALGAMEVHLNMALQALNAFNKGVDG, encoded by the coding sequence ATGAGTGAATCTAACAATTTACCTCACGCAATAAGTCATAAAAAATTAAGTTACTTGATGCTAAAGGCTCAAAAGGATTCTCATTTTTCTGATGAATTAGCAGAAATAGAGAGCCCCGAAAAAAAAGAATTTGAAGAGTTAATAAACAATTGGGAAGCTTCAACTAAGGAGGTAGTTAATGAATTATCAAAAAGAAAAGAGAATTTACTAAAAGATAAATCACCAAATTCTTTAATTGCACTTGGTGCTATGGAAGTTCACCTTAATATGGCTTTGCAAGCCTTAAATGCATTTAATAAAGGAGTTGATGGGTAA
- a CDS encoding UDP-N-acetylmuramoyl-L-alanine--D-glutamate ligase → MIDNHSSKRNINLVIGLGKSGFWAAKYLRSIKKRVIVWESKDGIEFLERKTELEELNILVSLNKEFVFEEIQPFVKEIESVVVSPSIPYDHVTIIELKKKGIKVIGEINVAWEILKDTNWIGITGTNGKTTVTHLLSHILCDNGLYAPFAGNIGTPLCKYAHSNKNEKIDWVVAELSSYQIEISPEVKPNIGIWTTFTEDHLERHKTLENYFNIKKSLLEKSDFRIYNYDDKNLRNHYSSLSSGVWITTSFDKSNFIKCDYWIDDQGYIFEKGKKLFKLEHFSLKGIHNLQNLLLVIAAARKVGLSGKKIKDSLTNYKQLPHRMETIYKNNDLEIINDSKATNFDSSIAGISSIEGQIIIIAGGRLKGNEYSEWIKVLKKKVKCVFLFGESSKVLKMALINEGFKKNIFIFSELKELLNFVFHYLQNNRVGTLLFSPSCSSFDQFKNYEERGDYFKKLIREKLKVNKSIFCSSIIL, encoded by the coding sequence ATGATAGATAATCATTCAAGTAAAAGAAATATTAATCTTGTAATTGGATTAGGCAAATCTGGATTTTGGGCTGCCAAGTATTTGAGAAGCATCAAGAAGAGAGTAATTGTTTGGGAAAGTAAAGATGGGATAGAATTCTTAGAAAGAAAAACAGAATTAGAAGAGCTTAATATACTAGTTTCTCTGAATAAAGAATTTGTATTTGAAGAAATTCAACCTTTTGTGAAAGAGATCGAATCTGTTGTTGTAAGTCCATCAATACCTTATGACCATGTAACTATTATTGAATTAAAAAAAAAGGGAATTAAAGTAATTGGAGAAATAAATGTTGCATGGGAAATTTTAAAAGACACAAATTGGATAGGTATTACTGGCACTAATGGCAAGACTACTGTTACTCATCTACTAAGCCATATACTCTGCGATAATGGATTATATGCTCCTTTTGCAGGGAACATTGGTACACCTTTATGTAAATATGCTCACTCCAATAAAAATGAGAAAATTGATTGGGTTGTAGCTGAATTAAGCAGTTATCAAATAGAAATATCTCCAGAAGTAAAACCTAATATTGGGATATGGACAACATTCACAGAAGATCATCTTGAAAGACATAAAACACTTGAAAACTATTTCAACATAAAAAAAAGCTTGCTAGAAAAATCTGATTTTAGAATTTATAATTATGACGATAAAAACCTAAGAAATCACTACAGTTCGCTATCAAGTGGGGTTTGGATAACAACTAGTTTCGATAAATCAAATTTTATTAAATGCGATTATTGGATAGATGATCAAGGATACATTTTTGAGAAAGGAAAAAAATTATTCAAACTTGAACATTTTTCTTTAAAAGGAATACATAATCTTCAAAATCTTTTATTGGTAATTGCAGCAGCAAGAAAAGTTGGATTATCTGGAAAGAAGATTAAAGATTCTTTGACTAATTACAAACAATTACCCCATAGGATGGAAACAATTTATAAAAATAATGATCTGGAAATAATTAATGATAGTAAAGCTACAAATTTTGACTCATCTATTGCAGGAATAAGTTCAATTGAAGGGCAAATAATAATCATTGCTGGTGGTAGATTAAAAGGCAATGAATATAGTGAGTGGATAAAAGTTCTAAAGAAAAAAGTTAAATGTGTTTTCCTTTTTGGAGAAAGCTCAAAAGTCCTAAAAATGGCTCTTATTAATGAAGGATTTAAAAAAAATATTTTTATATTTTCAGAACTAAAAGAGCTTTTAAATTTTGTTTTTCATTATTTACAAAATAATAGGGTTGGAACATTATTATTCTCACCTTCATGCTCTAGCTTTGATCAATTTAAAAATTATGAAGAGCGTGGAGATTATTTCAAGAAACTAATACGTGAAAAATTAAAGGTTAATAAATCCATTTTTTGTTCAAGTATCATTTTGTAA
- a CDS encoding SDR family NAD(P)-dependent oxidoreductase → MTATISRPKISNWGTSNIPNLKGKTALITGANSGLGYYTAKALAEKNAHVVIACRSLEKANQTIKKLKGLNPVGIFTPLELDLSDLRNIVEVQSKIFDNFENLDLLINNAGIMHPPKTFSAQGYEIQFAVNHLAHMLLTLKLLPIIEKKEESRIVTVTSGAQFFGKVGWKNLKAENYYNKWESYSNSKLANVMFALELNENLKHKNILSLAAHPGIAKTNLFTAQKPNPSPLETFSLELFSPIFQTAEMGALPQLFAATSPDARGGDHYGPRFNFRGHPKLSPTSTFALNKKERKNLWEKSLEILNNFL, encoded by the coding sequence ATGACTGCCACTATTTCAAGACCTAAAATCTCTAACTGGGGAACATCTAATATTCCAAACCTTAAGGGCAAAACTGCACTAATTACTGGGGCAAATAGTGGTCTTGGATACTACACTGCAAAGGCCTTAGCTGAAAAAAATGCTCATGTTGTTATAGCTTGTAGATCGCTTGAAAAAGCTAATCAAACTATCAAAAAACTTAAAGGGCTTAATCCTGTAGGAATATTTACACCCTTAGAATTAGATCTGTCAGATTTAAGAAATATTGTTGAAGTTCAATCCAAAATATTTGATAATTTTGAAAATTTGGATTTATTAATAAATAATGCAGGCATTATGCATCCGCCTAAAACTTTTAGTGCCCAGGGATATGAAATACAATTTGCAGTTAATCATTTAGCTCACATGCTTTTGACCCTAAAGCTACTTCCAATTATTGAAAAAAAAGAAGAATCTAGAATAGTAACGGTTACTTCCGGTGCACAATTTTTTGGAAAAGTTGGTTGGAAAAATCTGAAAGCCGAGAACTATTACAATAAATGGGAATCTTACTCAAATAGCAAATTGGCAAATGTAATGTTTGCTTTGGAACTAAATGAGAATTTAAAGCACAAAAATATACTTTCTTTAGCTGCTCACCCAGGAATTGCAAAAACAAATCTCTTTACTGCTCAAAAACCTAACCCAAGTCCATTAGAAACATTCTCCTTGGAATTATTTAGCCCTATTTTTCAAACTGCTGAGATGGGTGCTTTACCTCAACTTTTTGCAGCTACTTCACCAGACGCAAGAGGCGGTGATCATTATGGTCCTAGATTTAATTTCAGAGGTCATCCAAAACTATCCCCTACTTCTACTTTCGCCCTGAATAAAAAAGAAAGAAAAAATTTATGGGAGAAAAGCCTTGAAATACTTAATAACTTCTTATAA
- a CDS encoding NAD-dependent DNA ligase produces the protein MNNLLVRDVKYLDAQYRIGEGIISDNAFKQLEKLFIPVDPEPNYFNQKNNKPLPKLAKENYKVFLESLFTKTRLSIQPKIDGCAIAIRYIDGNFDKAITKKGFDVSSKIKQIKNVPDCIPIKRDFQIRGELFATNQVAGISQRITRKYLNNQGIGKSLSFCCFQILNGRLNQYETLNYLKKCGFSTPESYFTNHTSEIQIYKKNWLERKIFAKYPTNGIVIKINSRKLQLLREKSLSQNNEWQYAIEK, from the coding sequence ATGAATAATTTATTAGTGAGAGATGTTAAGTATCTAGATGCACAATACAGAATAGGTGAAGGCATAATTTCGGATAATGCATTTAAGCAACTTGAAAAGCTCTTTATCCCTGTTGATCCAGAACCTAACTATTTTAATCAAAAAAATAATAAACCTTTGCCAAAATTAGCTAAAGAAAACTACAAAGTATTTTTGGAAAGTTTATTCACAAAAACAAGATTAAGCATTCAACCAAAAATTGATGGCTGTGCTATTGCAATTAGATATATAGATGGAAATTTTGATAAAGCTATTACAAAAAAAGGATTTGATGTCTCAAGCAAAATTAAACAAATTAAAAATGTCCCAGATTGTATTCCTATCAAACGAGATTTTCAAATTAGAGGTGAACTATTCGCTACAAACCAAGTTGCCGGCATTTCCCAAAGAATTACAAGAAAATACCTCAATAATCAAGGCATTGGAAAAAGTCTCAGCTTTTGCTGTTTCCAAATACTTAATGGAAGACTTAATCAATACGAAACCCTTAACTATCTTAAAAAATGTGGCTTCAGCACCCCTGAGAGTTACTTCACAAATCATACAAGCGAAATCCAAATATATAAAAAAAATTGGTTAGAGAGAAAAATATTCGCGAAGTATCCAACTAATGGGATAGTTATTAAAATAAATAGTAGGAAATTACAGTTACTCAGAGAGAAAAGTCTATCTCAAAATAACGAATGGCAATATGCAATTGAAAAATAA
- a CDS encoding DNA photolyase, giving the protein MSFLLEAQSIWDNFAKYKINDYAKLRNFDFGPNNESSVSKLSPFITHRILSEYDLIHDIKCKYKIKNSTKFVEEIFWRVYWKGWMENRPQVWRNFISGKHFDFDYELYKSAINGNTDIDFFNSWVLELKQHNYLHNHTRMWFASTWIFNLGLPWQLGAKFFFEYLFDGDAASNLLSWRWVGGLQTKGKQYLFSSSNLRKFSNNRFNPEKIINKQIFLEESNQIPLEDEIFKNDMDPKSDYLIMFENDLHLATLKNLLPSYKKVFIILLKNEQRQIKLSESVLKFKQDLVSEIVELFNNVEQIDPYSMEIIFKNTKEIDIIYPGVGENYDFITEFKNLYSKKIFNLVREEDLFAWKFAKKGFFKFKENIPKINQQIFENYSKNNL; this is encoded by the coding sequence ATGTCATTTTTATTAGAAGCTCAAAGTATCTGGGACAATTTTGCGAAATATAAGATTAATGATTATGCAAAATTAAGAAATTTTGATTTTGGACCAAATAACGAAAGTTCAGTTTCAAAATTATCACCTTTCATTACGCATAGAATATTATCGGAATATGATCTGATTCATGATATTAAATGTAAGTATAAAATCAAAAATTCAACTAAATTTGTTGAAGAAATATTTTGGAGAGTTTACTGGAAAGGTTGGATGGAAAATAGACCTCAAGTCTGGCGAAATTTTATTTCAGGAAAACATTTTGATTTTGATTATGAGCTTTATAAAAGTGCAATTAATGGAAATACAGATATAGATTTTTTTAATTCTTGGGTACTTGAATTAAAGCAGCACAACTATTTGCATAACCATACAAGAATGTGGTTTGCGAGTACATGGATATTTAATTTAGGTCTCCCATGGCAATTGGGAGCAAAGTTTTTCTTTGAATATCTTTTTGATGGTGATGCCGCATCTAATCTTCTTAGCTGGAGATGGGTCGGAGGATTGCAGACTAAGGGAAAGCAATATCTTTTTTCTTCTTCAAACCTTAGAAAGTTTTCAAACAATAGATTTAATCCAGAAAAAATTATTAATAAACAAATTTTTCTTGAGGAATCGAATCAAATACCTTTAGAAGATGAGATTTTTAAAAATGATATGGATCCTAAATCTGATTATCTGATTATGTTTGAAAATGATCTACACCTTGCAACCCTTAAAAATTTGCTTCCAAGCTATAAAAAAGTATTTATTATCCTTCTAAAGAATGAACAAAGACAAATTAAACTGTCTGAATCTGTTCTGAAATTTAAACAAGATTTGGTCTCTGAAATTGTAGAGCTTTTTAATAATGTTGAACAGATTGATCCTTATTCAATGGAAATTATTTTTAAAAATACTAAAGAAATTGACATAATTTATCCCGGAGTGGGAGAAAATTATGATTTTATAACTGAGTTCAAAAATTTATATAGTAAAAAAATCTTTAATCTTGTGAGAGAAGAAGATTTATTTGCATGGAAATTTGCTAAAAAGGGCTTTTTTAAATTTAAAGAAAATATTCCCAAAATCAATCAGCAAATATTCGAAAACTATTCAAAAAATAATTTATAA
- a CDS encoding DoxX family protein, which translates to MLSTILTKSFSKDTALLILRVITGTVLIHHGYEKLANIENFADAFVRPLHLPFPIFLSYIAAFSEIGGSWLLIIGLATRFGALAIVGTISVAIYHALVTSGFNIFLLELLLLYFASATSIALTGPGNFSLDEVIIRILKSEEEDESISSATSKISKKVELKEETSKGGLFQFLQANILSDTSS; encoded by the coding sequence GTGCTTTCAACAATTCTTACTAAATCGTTTAGCAAAGATACTGCTTTATTAATTCTTAGAGTTATAACTGGAACTGTTCTTATTCATCATGGTTATGAAAAATTAGCAAATATAGAAAATTTTGCTGATGCTTTTGTCAGACCATTACATCTCCCATTTCCAATATTTTTATCATACATAGCGGCATTTTCGGAAATAGGGGGTAGTTGGTTATTAATTATAGGCTTAGCTACAAGATTCGGTGCTTTAGCAATTGTTGGAACAATTTCTGTCGCCATATACCACGCACTTGTTACTTCAGGTTTTAATATTTTTTTACTAGAGCTTTTACTTTTATATTTCGCTTCAGCAACTTCAATTGCTTTAACAGGGCCTGGCAATTTTTCATTAGATGAAGTGATTATCAGAATCTTGAAATCAGAAGAAGAAGACGAAAGTATTTCTTCAGCAACATCCAAAATTTCTAAGAAAGTTGAATTGAAAGAAGAAACAAGCAAAGGTGGCTTATTTCAATTTCTTCAAGCGAACATACTTTCAGATACCTCAAGCTAA